The proteins below are encoded in one region of Marinihelvus fidelis:
- a CDS encoding sialidase family protein, translated as MTRHSSRSTRYPQKAFTLLALAASLGLATAVTAGSLADSAPLMSVTDGLLDPSRPDDLGLERAPGTETATIFRPGPDDDRFAHGVVLMPFKGRLYAQWQSSVKDEDGADTHVVFAHSDDALEWSAPQPLAATMDAGIRTSGGWWTDGETLVAYINQWPDQADGPVQGVTMFRSSTDGEDWTELAPVTDHQGNAVAGVFEQDPRALPGGRILSAFHEQPGLLVAPWYTDDPLGTSGWTRSKIQRLDHDDPTISREIEPSWFLRPDGAVVMIFRDQAGTFRKLASVSTDNGETWSTPALTTVPDSRTKQSAGNLPDGTVFLAGNPVENKARFPLALLLSDDGQVFDRAWLLRAGGDDMQPLRYEGKYKRPSYSYPKSVVWGDHLYVAYATNKEDVEFTRVPLEALGD; from the coding sequence ATGACCCGACATTCTAGCCGTTCGACCCGGTATCCCCAAAAAGCATTCACCCTGCTGGCCCTGGCGGCGAGCCTGGGCCTGGCCACCGCCGTCACCGCCGGCTCACTGGCCGATTCAGCACCGCTGATGTCGGTCACCGATGGGCTGCTGGACCCGTCCCGTCCCGATGACCTGGGCCTGGAACGCGCGCCGGGGACCGAGACCGCCACCATCTTCCGGCCCGGCCCCGACGATGACCGCTTCGCCCACGGCGTGGTGCTGATGCCGTTCAAGGGCCGGCTGTACGCGCAATGGCAGTCGTCGGTGAAAGACGAGGACGGCGCCGACACCCACGTCGTCTTCGCACACAGTGACGACGCGCTCGAATGGTCCGCGCCACAGCCTCTGGCGGCAACGATGGACGCCGGCATCCGCACCAGCGGCGGCTGGTGGACAGACGGCGAGACCCTGGTCGCGTACATCAACCAGTGGCCGGACCAGGCCGATGGCCCGGTGCAGGGGGTCACGATGTTCCGCAGCAGCACCGACGGCGAAGACTGGACCGAACTGGCGCCGGTGACGGATCACCAGGGCAATGCCGTGGCGGGCGTGTTTGAGCAGGACCCCAGGGCGCTGCCCGGCGGACGGATCCTGAGCGCGTTCCACGAGCAGCCGGGGTTACTGGTGGCGCCGTGGTACACGGATGACCCGCTGGGCACCAGCGGCTGGACCCGCAGCAAGATCCAGCGCCTCGACCATGACGACCCGACCATCAGCCGGGAGATCGAGCCCAGCTGGTTCCTGCGCCCGGACGGCGCGGTGGTAATGATTTTCCGCGACCAGGCGGGCACGTTCCGCAAACTGGCCTCGGTCAGCACGGATAACGGCGAGACCTGGAGCACGCCGGCGCTGACCACCGTGCCGGATTCGCGCACCAAGCAGAGCGCCGGCAACCTGCCCGACGGCACCGTGTTCCTGGCCGGCAACCCGGTCGAAAACAAGGCGCGGTTCCCGCTGGCGCTGTTACTGAGTGATGATGGCCAGGTGTTTGACCGTGCCTGGCTGCTGCGCGCCGGCGGCGACGACATGCAACCGCTGCGCTACGAGGGCAAGTACAAGCGGCCCAGCTACAGTTACCCCAAGAGCGTGGTCTGGGGCGACCACCTGTACGTGGCCTACGCGACCAACAAGGAAGACGTGGAGTTCACCCGCGTGCCGCTGGAGGCACTCGGCGACTGA
- a CDS encoding M1 family metallopeptidase: MFRNLMLLAGVAIAVAGCEKSPEYDPAHDYFTYANYDAFVTDHLVLDLDVDFQAQSLKGTASLHMRNLLPTERTVILDTRDLSIASAAVRLEGEAPQAAAFRLGERDEVLGQSLSVDLPEDFDPQGGFWLDIDYRTSPEASALQWLPAELTAGGKHPLVFSQSQAIHARSWVPLQDTPAVRITYEATLRTPPSMLALMSADNNPLTPRTGRYTFNMPQPIPSYLLAIAAGNLFFAPIGAETGVYSEPELLEDSAWEFAETQDMLDLAETQLGPYDWGRYDLLILPPSFPYGGMENPRLSFITPSVIAGDRSLVSLIAHELAHSWSGNLVTNATWRDIWLNEGTTSYLTARLMEDLYSKARADEERVLDWEALQADLQRVPERFQALAPKILPADGEGAQQAMYYAKGQFFLEHLERLFGRAVFDEFIMGYFRHFEWQSITTEQFLDYLDEHLLTANPGVYTREQAGEWLYQPGVPADFVPPVSASLEAAEKAAQAFSAGEIAAFSIDHADWSPHAVVHFINSLPPSLDSEQLGQVGSAFGFSQSRNAEISRAWFIQVAQRRYQPAYGAMEEHLARYGRMKLIVPVYAALVANGEDAALAERLFKANRDSYHPIAVQAIEGAFQRAADKANS, encoded by the coding sequence ATGTTTAGGAATCTTATGCTGTTGGCTGGCGTCGCTATCGCGGTGGCCGGCTGCGAGAAGTCGCCGGAGTACGACCCGGCCCACGACTATTTCACCTACGCCAACTACGACGCCTTCGTCACCGATCACCTGGTGCTGGATCTTGATGTCGATTTCCAGGCGCAGAGCCTGAAGGGTACGGCCTCGTTGCACATGCGCAACCTGCTGCCGACCGAACGGACCGTGATCCTGGACACGCGCGACCTGTCCATCGCCTCGGCCGCGGTACGGCTGGAAGGCGAGGCGCCACAGGCGGCCGCGTTCCGCCTGGGCGAGCGTGACGAGGTTCTGGGGCAGTCGTTGTCGGTCGACTTGCCGGAAGATTTCGACCCGCAGGGTGGTTTCTGGCTCGACATCGACTACCGAACCAGCCCCGAGGCCTCTGCGCTGCAGTGGTTGCCGGCCGAGCTGACCGCGGGCGGCAAGCATCCGCTGGTGTTTTCGCAGTCGCAGGCGATCCACGCGCGCAGCTGGGTGCCGCTGCAGGACACCCCGGCCGTGCGCATCACCTACGAGGCTACGCTGCGCACCCCGCCCAGCATGTTGGCGTTGATGAGTGCCGACAACAACCCGCTGACGCCGCGTACGGGCCGGTACACGTTCAACATGCCGCAGCCGATTCCGTCCTACCTGCTGGCGATCGCGGCGGGCAACCTGTTCTTCGCGCCGATCGGCGCCGAGACCGGGGTCTACTCCGAGCCGGAGTTGCTGGAAGACTCGGCCTGGGAATTCGCCGAGACTCAAGACATGCTGGACCTGGCGGAAACGCAGTTGGGGCCGTACGACTGGGGTCGCTATGACCTGCTGATCCTGCCGCCGTCGTTCCCGTACGGGGGCATGGAGAACCCGCGCCTGTCGTTCATCACCCCCAGTGTCATTGCCGGCGACCGCTCGCTGGTGTCGCTGATTGCCCACGAGCTGGCGCATTCGTGGTCCGGCAACCTGGTGACCAACGCCACCTGGCGCGACATCTGGCTGAACGAGGGCACCACCAGCTACCTGACCGCCCGGCTGATGGAAGACCTGTACAGCAAGGCGCGGGCTGATGAAGAACGCGTACTCGACTGGGAGGCCCTGCAGGCCGACCTGCAGAGGGTGCCGGAACGCTTCCAGGCGCTGGCGCCGAAGATTCTGCCGGCCGATGGCGAAGGCGCGCAGCAGGCGATGTACTACGCCAAGGGCCAGTTCTTCCTGGAGCACCTGGAGCGGCTCTTCGGCCGCGCGGTGTTCGACGAGTTCATCATGGGCTACTTCCGCCATTTTGAATGGCAGTCGATCACCACCGAACAGTTCCTGGACTACCTGGACGAGCACCTGCTGACGGCTAACCCGGGCGTGTATACGCGTGAGCAGGCAGGTGAGTGGCTGTACCAGCCCGGCGTGCCCGCCGATTTCGTGCCGCCGGTCTCCGCTTCGCTTGAGGCGGCTGAGAAAGCAGCGCAGGCATTCTCCGCCGGAGAGATCGCGGCCTTTTCCATCGACCACGCGGACTGGAGCCCGCACGCCGTCGTGCACTTCATCAACAGCCTGCCGCCGTCGCTGGATAGCGAGCAACTGGGCCAGGTCGGCAGCGCCTTCGGCTTCAGCCAGTCGCGTAACGCCGAGATCAGCCGTGCCTGGTTTATCCAGGTGGCGCAGCGCCGTTACCAGCCGGCCTACGGCGCGATGGAAGAACACCTGGCGCGCTATGGACGCATGAAGCTGATCGTGCCGGTCTACGCGGCGCTGGTGGCCAACGGCGAAGATGCCGCCCTGGCCGAGCGACTGTTCAAGGCCAACCGCGACAGCTACCACCCGATCGCCGTGCAGGCGATCGAGGGCGCATTCCAGCGCGCGGCCGACAAAGCGAATTCCTGA
- a CDS encoding tail fiber domain-containing protein, whose translation MNTTSRFCCVLLTAAFLLPAFNAWAVNLIGNDLYLDDATPAVTFNDTDAANSYEYVILGEAAFFKISEGATSIFNHDTNGQSTAVGYNASSAGDYSTALGNGASSGGISSIALGYGASSGGNLSTALGDSASSDGSHSTALGFSASSGGLGSGALGVYATSGGGQSTALGNSASSAGTNSTALGYGASSAGAYSTAIGYKASAPNPDTIILGEIPSVNYGLNYTAVANGTTDPLAPLHIFRDDGTASVLVVENSADQGPRTLFEIENNGNPEFRMTNTAMGNSWVFSAGLRFVVKNNQGDWVMRVTDTGKLEIGGTLLEMSDREQKHAIVPLDSDVVLEKLVQVPITEWAYRDESADQRHIGPMAQDFHAAFGLASGEKAISARDMAGVNMAAIQALADRNRWLELRYERQVSRNDELEARIAELESDADRVDALQARIAVMERLVPNANLVLTQGEAP comes from the coding sequence ATGAACACCACTAGCCGTTTTTGTTGCGTACTGCTGACGGCTGCTTTTCTGTTACCGGCTTTCAATGCCTGGGCAGTCAATCTTATTGGCAATGACCTGTATCTGGATGACGCCACGCCCGCCGTAACCTTTAATGACACCGACGCTGCCAACAGCTACGAATACGTCATTCTGGGCGAGGCGGCGTTTTTTAAAATCAGTGAAGGCGCAACCTCAATTTTCAATCACGACACTAATGGACAGAGTACCGCGGTGGGATATAACGCGTCCTCGGCCGGCGATTACAGCACCGCGCTGGGCAATGGCGCGTCCTCGGGCGGCATTTCCAGCATCGCGCTGGGCTATGGCGCGTCCTCGGGCGGCAATTTAAGCACCGCGCTGGGCGATTCCGCGTCCTCGGACGGCAGTCACAGCACCGCGCTGGGCTTTTCCGCGTCCTCGGGCGGCCTCGGCAGCGGCGCGCTGGGTGTCTACGCGACCTCGGGCGGCGGGCAAAGCACCGCGTTGGGCAATTCCGCGTCTTCGGCCGGTACCAATAGCACCGCACTGGGCTATGGCGCGTCCTCGGCCGGCGCTTACAGCACCGCGATTGGCTACAAGGCCTCGGCCCCAAACCCTGACACCATCATTCTGGGCGAAATCCCGAGTGTAAATTACGGCCTCAATTACACCGCGGTCGCCAATGGGACCACGGACCCCCTGGCCCCGCTGCACATCTTCCGCGACGACGGCACGGCCAGCGTGCTGGTGGTCGAGAACAGCGCGGACCAGGGGCCGCGCACGCTGTTCGAGATCGAGAACAACGGCAACCCGGAGTTCCGCATGACCAACACGGCCATGGGCAATTCCTGGGTGTTCAGCGCCGGTCTGCGGTTCGTGGTCAAGAATAACCAGGGTGACTGGGTGATGCGGGTGACGGATACCGGCAAACTGGAAATTGGTGGCACGCTGCTGGAGATGTCGGACCGTGAGCAGAAACACGCCATCGTGCCGCTGGACAGCGATGTCGTGCTGGAGAAGTTGGTACAGGTACCGATCACCGAATGGGCCTACCGCGACGAGTCGGCCGACCAGCGCCACATTGGCCCGATGGCGCAGGATTTTCATGCCGCCTTCGGCCTGGCCAGCGGCGAAAAGGCGATTTCCGCGCGCGACATGGCCGGCGTCAATATGGCGGCGATCCAAGCACTTGCTGATCGCAACCGGTGGCTTGAATTGAGATACGAACGCCAGGTGAGCCGGAACGACGAGCTGGAAGCGCGTATCGCGGAGCTCGAGTCTGACGCAGACCGGGTCGATGCGCTTCAGGCACGAATAGCTGTGATGGAGCGACTGGTGCCGAACGCGAACCTCGTCTTGACCCAGGGGGAGGCCCCCTGA
- a CDS encoding ABC transporter ATP-binding protein gives MSKTQSSFSALVRLLRYARGHRRSIIVASTYSILNKLFDIMPEILIGMAIDVVVRQDQSFMADLGIAEPFHQMLALGALTVGVWAFESLFEFLLLVTWRNLAQRLQHDLRMDAYGHLQDLDMAWFEDASTGKLVAILNDDVNQLERFLNGGASDLIQVGVTVVSVGAVFFYLSPPIALMAFTPIPVIIIGAFWFQRRAQPLYAEVRERVGFLSTRLANNISGIATIKSFTRESHELDRLGEDSEAYVEANRRAIRISSAFIPIIRMAIMAGFVATLVYGGKLVLDGELNAGAYSVLVFLTQRLLWPLTRMAETIDLYERAMASTRRILDLVETPIRVRPGEQPLPVDGVRGDIRFEKVGFAYGDGPAVLSDVDIDLPAGETLALVGSTGSGKSTLVKLLLRFYEPTAGRITLDGHDLNGVILHDLRASIGFVSQDVFLFHGTVRENIAYGQPDAGDDAIEAAARAAEAHDFIMTLPQGYDTLVGERGQKLSGGQRQRLSIARAVLKDPPVLILDEATSAVDNETEAAIQRSMKRVAEGRTTVVIAHRLSTIVDADRICVLDSGRIVETGRHDELIRRGGIYQGLWDVQTGSAGD, from the coding sequence ATGAGCAAAACCCAGTCTTCTTTCAGCGCACTTGTGCGCCTGCTCCGTTATGCCCGCGGCCACCGTCGCAGCATCATCGTCGCCAGCACCTATTCCATTCTCAACAAGCTGTTCGACATCATGCCGGAGATCCTCATCGGCATGGCCATCGACGTGGTGGTGCGGCAGGACCAGTCGTTCATGGCCGACCTGGGCATTGCCGAGCCGTTCCACCAGATGCTCGCGCTGGGTGCGCTGACCGTCGGCGTCTGGGCCTTTGAATCGCTGTTCGAGTTCCTGTTGCTGGTGACCTGGCGAAACCTGGCGCAGCGCCTGCAGCACGACCTGCGCATGGATGCCTACGGGCACCTGCAGGACCTGGACATGGCCTGGTTTGAAGACGCCTCCACCGGCAAGCTGGTGGCCATCCTGAACGACGACGTCAACCAGCTGGAGCGGTTCCTGAACGGCGGTGCCAGCGACCTGATCCAGGTGGGCGTGACCGTGGTCTCGGTAGGCGCGGTGTTCTTCTACCTGTCGCCGCCGATCGCACTGATGGCGTTCACGCCCATTCCGGTGATCATCATCGGCGCATTCTGGTTCCAGCGCCGGGCGCAGCCACTGTACGCCGAGGTGCGCGAGCGGGTCGGCTTCCTCAGCACCCGGCTGGCCAACAACATCAGCGGCATCGCCACCATCAAGAGTTTTACCCGGGAAAGCCACGAGCTGGATCGACTGGGTGAGGACAGCGAAGCGTACGTGGAGGCGAACCGCCGCGCGATCCGCATTTCCTCGGCGTTTATCCCGATCATCCGCATGGCCATCATGGCCGGTTTCGTGGCCACGCTGGTCTATGGCGGCAAGCTGGTGCTGGACGGCGAGCTGAACGCCGGCGCCTACAGCGTGCTGGTGTTCCTGACCCAGCGGCTGTTGTGGCCGCTGACCCGCATGGCCGAGACCATCGACCTGTACGAGCGCGCCATGGCATCGACGCGGCGCATCCTGGACCTGGTGGAAACACCGATTCGCGTCCGGCCCGGCGAGCAGCCGTTGCCGGTGGACGGCGTGCGCGGCGATATCCGTTTCGAGAAGGTCGGCTTTGCCTACGGCGACGGCCCGGCGGTGCTCAGCGATGTCGATATCGACCTGCCCGCGGGCGAGACGCTGGCGCTGGTGGGCTCAACCGGTTCCGGCAAGAGCACGCTGGTGAAACTGCTGCTGCGATTCTATGAGCCCACCGCCGGGCGCATCACCCTGGATGGGCATGATCTGAACGGGGTGATCCTGCACGACCTGCGCGCGTCCATCGGTTTCGTCAGCCAGGACGTATTCCTGTTTCACGGCACGGTGCGCGAAAACATTGCCTACGGCCAGCCGGATGCCGGCGATGACGCCATCGAAGCCGCGGCGCGCGCGGCGGAGGCACATGACTTCATCATGACCCTGCCGCAGGGCTACGACACCCTGGTCGGCGAGCGCGGCCAGAAGCTGTCCGGCGGCCAGCGCCAGCGACTGTCGATTGCCCGGGCCGTGTTGAAAGACCCGCCGGTGCTGATCCTGGACGAGGCCACGTCTGCCGTGGACAACGAAACCGAGGCCGCCATCCAGCGTTCAATGAAACGCGTCGCCGAGGGCCGGACGACGGTCGTCATCGCCCACCGGCTGTCGACCATTGTCGACGCCGATCGCATCTGCGTGCTCGATAGTGGGCGGATTGTCGAGACGGGGCGCCACGACGAACTGATCCGTCGTGGCGGTATCTACCAGGGGCTGTGGGACGTGCAGACCGGCTCGGCCGGCGACTGA
- a CDS encoding FKBP-type peptidyl-prolyl cis-trans isomerase, with the protein MNIEKEKVVSFHYTLTNDDGETLDSSRERGEPMSYLHGAGNIIPGLEKQLEGKAAGDAFQVTVPPAEAYGERQEANVQRLPLKKLGVSANQLQPGMILNLQTNQGPAQVTVLKVGRFNVDVDANHPLAGQPLNFDVEVMDVRDATDEEKEHGHAHGPGGHDHG; encoded by the coding sequence ATGAATATCGAGAAAGAGAAGGTCGTTTCGTTCCACTACACGCTGACGAACGACGACGGCGAAACGCTGGATTCTTCGCGCGAGCGCGGTGAGCCGATGAGCTACCTGCACGGCGCGGGCAACATTATCCCGGGCCTGGAAAAACAGCTCGAGGGCAAGGCCGCCGGAGACGCCTTCCAGGTGACCGTGCCGCCCGCCGAGGCCTATGGCGAGCGCCAGGAAGCCAATGTCCAGCGCCTGCCGCTGAAGAAACTGGGAGTTTCCGCCAACCAGCTTCAGCCCGGCATGATCCTGAACCTGCAGACCAACCAGGGCCCGGCCCAGGTGACGGTGCTGAAAGTCGGCCGCTTCAATGTCGACGTCGACGCCAACCACCCGCTGGCTGGCCAGCCGCTGAACTTCGACGTGGAAGTCATGGACGTGCGTGACGCCACCGACGAAGAGAAGGAACACGGCCACGCCCACGGTCCGGGCGGGCACGACCACGGCTAA
- a CDS encoding Vgb family protein — protein MRHTLILASSLAAVLAVSAAQAQPTEPGDAEAALDTSPRAVEPAPVAAVNIPVDITEWPVPWESSRPRDPDVAPNGTIWLVGQGGDYVAHFDPDTEEFSKFDLPPGTGPHTVVVDRDASLWIAGNRQAYIGKMNPNSGEMVRYTMPDDAVKDPHTMVFDSGAYLWFTAQWSNVIGRLDKRNGSIETIDVPIDRARPYGIKLDSAGNPWIALLGTNALARVDAKTLELEVIRTPREASRLRRLAITSDDRVWYTDYSEGWLGSYDPATGAFVEYRNPSEQSGPYAIEVDAQDRVWQVETHPDVDQFVGFDPESETFFSITPIPSGAGAVRHMVFDPERNAIWFGTDTNNLGQAILP, from the coding sequence ATGCGTCACACACTGATCCTGGCCTCTTCACTTGCGGCCGTACTGGCCGTCTCCGCCGCGCAGGCACAGCCCACCGAGCCCGGCGACGCCGAAGCCGCGCTGGATACCAGCCCGCGCGCGGTGGAGCCCGCACCCGTGGCGGCGGTCAATATTCCCGTGGACATCACCGAGTGGCCTGTGCCCTGGGAGTCTTCCCGGCCGCGCGACCCCGATGTCGCCCCCAATGGCACCATCTGGCTGGTGGGCCAGGGTGGCGACTACGTGGCCCATTTCGACCCGGACACGGAGGAGTTTTCGAAGTTCGACCTGCCGCCCGGAACCGGGCCGCATACCGTGGTCGTCGATCGCGACGCCTCGCTGTGGATCGCCGGCAACCGCCAGGCCTACATCGGCAAGATGAACCCCAACTCGGGCGAGATGGTGCGCTACACCATGCCCGATGACGCGGTGAAGGACCCCCACACGATGGTCTTCGACAGCGGCGCCTACCTGTGGTTTACCGCGCAGTGGAGCAACGTGATCGGCCGCCTGGACAAGCGCAACGGCAGCATCGAGACCATCGACGTGCCCATCGACCGCGCCCGCCCCTACGGCATCAAGCTGGATTCCGCCGGCAACCCGTGGATCGCCCTGCTCGGCACCAACGCTCTCGCGCGGGTCGACGCGAAAACACTGGAACTGGAAGTCATCCGCACCCCACGCGAAGCATCCCGACTGCGCCGCCTGGCCATCACCAGCGATGACCGTGTCTGGTACACCGATTACTCCGAAGGCTGGCTGGGCAGCTATGACCCGGCCACCGGCGCCTTCGTCGAGTACCGCAACCCCAGCGAACAGTCCGGCCCCTACGCCATCGAGGTCGATGCCCAGGACCGCGTCTGGCAGGTCGAAACCCACCCGGACGTCGACCAGTTCGTCGGCTTCGACCCGGAATCAGAAACCTTCTTCAGCATCACGCCCATCCCCTCCGGCGCCGGTGCGGTCCGCCACATGGTCTTCGACCCGGAACGCAACGCCATCTGGTTCGGCACCGACACGAACAACCTCGGCCAGGCGATACTGCCGTGA
- a CDS encoding acyl-CoA desaturase: MNTYPKSSNMDEGQRNWPVTLTLGLTFAAAVIAVPWYGIAVGFSGWAWAFFFIFLLAGGVGIGSGYHRLWSHRTYTASRPLQWFLAVIGGMSLQNSILIWSARHRVHHRDVDDNDKDPYSIGRGFWFAHVGWMLRDYKSGVVDETIVPDLKKNPVVMWQHNHYLSLVLVTNVVLPLALGWMVGDMWGVFLLAGLARLVVNHHVTFFINSLAHMWGSQPYTDENSARDNGFLAIITYGEGYHNYHHLFQADYRNGIKWHHFDLNKWFIASCAAMGLASDLKRTPEFKIERARLDMEFKRARQRLEAHESNPKWKDLVETLEHEYEQFLATVKEWQALQVERMQHGKQVLAEKLDASFHELEDALRMQRKRLTLLTAQLAV; the protein is encoded by the coding sequence ATGAATACATATCCCAAATCCTCAAACATGGATGAAGGCCAGCGTAACTGGCCCGTCACCCTCACCCTGGGCCTGACCTTCGCGGCGGCGGTCATCGCCGTGCCGTGGTATGGCATCGCCGTTGGTTTCAGCGGCTGGGCATGGGCGTTTTTCTTCATCTTCCTGCTGGCCGGCGGCGTCGGCATCGGCAGCGGTTACCATCGCCTGTGGTCACACCGCACCTACACCGCCAGCCGGCCGCTGCAGTGGTTCCTGGCCGTCATCGGCGGCATGTCACTGCAGAACAGCATCCTGATCTGGAGCGCCCGTCACCGCGTGCATCACCGCGACGTAGACGACAACGACAAGGATCCGTACTCCATCGGCCGTGGCTTCTGGTTCGCGCATGTCGGTTGGATGCTGCGTGACTACAAGAGCGGCGTGGTCGACGAGACCATCGTCCCGGACCTGAAGAAGAACCCGGTCGTCATGTGGCAGCACAATCATTACCTGTCGCTGGTGCTGGTGACCAACGTGGTCCTGCCGCTGGCCCTGGGCTGGATGGTCGGTGACATGTGGGGTGTGTTCCTGCTGGCCGGCCTGGCGCGCCTGGTGGTCAATCACCACGTGACCTTTTTCATCAACTCGCTGGCGCACATGTGGGGTAGCCAGCCCTACACCGACGAAAACAGCGCGCGGGACAACGGGTTCCTGGCCATCATCACCTACGGCGAGGGCTACCATAACTATCATCACCTGTTCCAGGCCGACTACCGCAACGGCATCAAGTGGCACCACTTCGACCTGAACAAATGGTTTATCGCCAGCTGCGCCGCCATGGGCCTGGCCAGCGACCTGAAGCGCACGCCCGAGTTCAAGATCGAGCGCGCCCGCCTGGACATGGAGTTCAAGCGCGCCCGCCAGCGCCTGGAAGCGCACGAGTCCAACCCGAAGTGGAAGGACCTGGTGGAAACGCTGGAGCACGAGTACGAGCAGTTCCTGGCCACGGTCAAGGAATGGCAGGCGCTGCAGGTTGAGCGCATGCAGCATGGCAAGCAGGTGCTCGCGGAGAAGCTGGATGCCAGCTTCCACGAACTCGAAGACGCCCTGCGCATGCAGCGCAAGCGCCTGACGCTCCTGACGGCGCAACTCGCCGTCTGA
- a CDS encoding ABC transporter permease, producing MNQAQVNWVGYRTIVRKEITRILRIWAQTLVPPAITMTLYFLIFGKIIGSRIGEMGDFDYMLFIVPGLVMMSVITNSYGNMVSSFFGAKFGRHIEELLVSPLPNWVILAGYVTGALTRGVLVGLVVLMVSMFFTEIRIEHPLITLSVLLLTAIVFSMAGMVNAIFARKFDDIAIIPTFVLTPLTYLGGVFYSIDLLPPFWEKVSAFNPILYMVNGFRYGMLGTSDVPIGWSFALIGVFMVGLAWVCLWLLHAGKGLRS from the coding sequence ATGAACCAGGCGCAAGTCAACTGGGTGGGCTATCGCACCATCGTGCGCAAGGAAATCACCCGCATCCTGCGCATCTGGGCGCAGACGCTGGTGCCGCCGGCCATCACCATGACGCTGTATTTCCTGATCTTCGGCAAGATCATCGGCAGTCGTATCGGCGAAATGGGTGACTTCGACTACATGCTGTTCATCGTCCCCGGCCTGGTGATGATGTCGGTGATCACCAATTCCTACGGCAACATGGTGTCGTCGTTTTTCGGCGCCAAGTTCGGCCGCCATATCGAGGAGTTGCTGGTATCGCCGCTGCCCAACTGGGTCATCCTGGCCGGTTACGTGACCGGCGCGCTGACCCGCGGCGTGCTGGTCGGCCTGGTGGTGCTGATGGTGTCGATGTTCTTCACCGAGATCCGCATCGAGCACCCGTTGATTACCCTAAGTGTCCTGCTGCTGACGGCAATCGTGTTTTCGATGGCCGGCATGGTCAATGCCATCTTCGCGCGCAAATTCGACGATATCGCGATTATCCCGACCTTCGTGCTGACGCCGCTGACCTACCTGGGCGGTGTGTTCTATTCCATCGACCTGCTGCCACCGTTCTGGGAAAAGGTCTCGGCCTTCAACCCGATCCTCTACATGGTCAACGGGTTCCGCTACGGCATGCTGGGCACCTCGGACGTGCCGATTGGCTGGTCGTTCGCGCTGATCGGCGTGTTCATGGTAGGCCTGGCGTGGGTCTGCCTGTGGCTGCTGCACGCCGGCAAGGGCCTGCGCAGTTGA